One stretch of Emys orbicularis isolate rEmyOrb1 chromosome 7, rEmyOrb1.hap1, whole genome shotgun sequence DNA includes these proteins:
- the PPRC1 gene encoding peroxisome proliferator-activated receptor gamma coactivator-related protein 1, which yields MQSYLDSSMISIIEDFGPLTENKACLDAPNELSLLTAITEILDSTDDETLSPFDTTLDSELLALPRERESSSFQKFLSLSRASPERSIPALDDPWGLSGPAAIGKVETGPVDLPWNCPLSCLEEPAAPKPRPSRAPRAERKLPRPQPLPQRSDGEEEEEAASPGQHGGVAVTGGLRESPMDLCAEAGGEEAAWPEDTDTPCIISTGAGSLSELVKSMHPYCLPTLTVCLDPASEPVAKEFLTSPLLLEIVPGEGESLEIPVVLQQLGPGAQLPAEGEGASGCLAGEGGGALEPLPTDGVVPVGMPAQGCETGGPIRAPQEEPPSPTQERESPRGVDPEAKDEARQRDQDLESSSRHSTEAPVGRKRQGTEKGRGRERARKSRKKKREESQKGQAKPDGDCAVRRLRSTSAVQPPATQRSPSRAARPSVQVSTFLEKQLAQAKKEGQMDLRSARGRPRAAAAGGGLQRKGRPEVQKELETEKPNTQQAVQSAETPGPSERAVPSPGEQPAAVGPGPAEQGEVAPGCSEGSRPAPTKGSTPPHDDLSAGGEAAGWPSKPRALSLTEYRLRMLRRQPSGADGKEGEKQAASKWPSVPEPPTELAEIPCLMAPVRPPPSQPAQPVETPSTQRGPEKPASPPATPPLARKAPAGPPKTLPAPVPPGLQLPVLPPALGAAAAVIPLASPAPYALYPPVPSWPCFGPPPASYPSLPPPPAAGGSPNAFHLVPGLPPPAVAWPTPALPPPPFSPGVPCAPMGWPLGLQPPYWPGVPLPPPVPPMVYSDPGAALQSPGANPFPGSPATLTLAPSCQEPSAFTAQPMKPVLASQATAAAKHEVPAQPPQRGPQPSGRASDPRRQSRPVGESPASQPVGRPPIATAWTMGESTAAWPVGQPPAPQPVGKSSATQPPIVTTRTVGESVSAAAPRPVEESTTAQPVGQSPAPRPVGQSPAPRPVGQPPAQPTRELPAPPPVGEPPAQPTREPPAPWPVGEPPAQPTREPPVTRPVGEPPVSRAVGESSAAQPPIATAPPVGESDSAAAPRPVGESTAAQPVRDPPAQPTRESPAPRPVGEPPDTCPRAEAAAPAKVPVPSLLEGARPDPKRAVLQDPRPPGHTSIPGKAGALLRAREESQPTKPAPAQPWRHRPLISPAQPGARKDIVQAFISEIGIEASDLSSLLEQFEKTEATKEELHVRCPRDRLAPGNAGRSESHQDKNPPDSLHAPELANVAGLTPPATPPHQLWKPLAAVSLLGKPGAAPQEGSQRTAKFMEAKPLPQSKPRGKGPPPTTCGPPPSHVGSGDHDYCVRGSAQPEEGARLPGTPAPSELGSRWNVKHHQDITIKLPSSLSTRTLAWAGLSPQPGAAPGSSEQLDHRTSAQSQVAAGRSSPPTSVLLSPDASPCRDEELQTRDPQSKQLAAKRSLRCYRRRASPSPRAHTSCSFSSTSSGASASSSSSSSSSRSRSRSLSPPPKRWRRYRSRRSRSSHSSRSSCGSCGRSRGRSSSSSSSSYSSRSSSASRSRSRSPSPRRRSNRRRRYDYGDPPDHCQHPKVLHKERAIEERRVVFIGKIPSRMTRAELRHRFSVFGDIEECTLHFRAEGDNYGFVTYRYAKEAFAAIESGHKLRRPDEQPFDLCFGGRRQFCRRNYADLDSNREDLDPAPIKSKFDSLDFDTLLKQAQRNLRR from the exons ATGCAGAGCTACTTGGACTCCTCCATGATCTCTATCATCGAGGACTTCGGCCCCCTGACCGAG aACAAGGCCTGCCTGGATGCTCCAAACGAGCTGTCCCTGCTGACGGCCATCACCGAGATTCTGGACAGCACGGACGACGAGACCCTGTCTCCGTTTGACACCACCCTGGACTCCGAATTGCTGGCACTGCCCCGGGAACGCGAGAGTTCTTCG TTTCAGAAGTTTCTCAGCTTGTCCCGGgcctcccctgagcgcagcatTCCTGCCCTAGATGATCCGTGGGGCCTCAGCGGTCCAGCCGCCATCGGGAAG GTGGAGACGGGCCCTGTGGATCTGCCCTGGAACTGTCCACTGAGCTGCCTCGAAGAGCCGGCAGCGCCAAAGCCGCGCCCCAGCAGAGCGCCCCGGGCGGAGCGGAAGctccccaggccccagcccctcccgcagCGCAgcgatggggaggaggaggaggaggctgctaGCCCTGGGCAGCACGGCGGCGTGGCAGTGACGGGGGGTCTGCGGGagagccccatggatttgtgcgccgaggctgggggtgaggaggcagcGTGGCCGGAAGACACTGACACTCCCTGCATCATTAGCACGGGGGCCGGGTCCCTCAGTGAGCTGGTGAAGTCCATGCACCCGTACTGCCTGCCCACGCTCACCGTGTGCCTGGACCCTGCCAGCGAGCCAGTGGCGAAGGAGTTCTTAACCAGTCCGCTCCTGCTGGAGATTGTGCCGGGCGAAGGCGAGAGCCTGGAGATCCCCGtggtcctgcagcagctgggcccaggagcccagctcccaGCTGAAGGGGAGGGAGCCAGCGGTTGCCTGGCTGGCGAGGGGGGTGGTGCCCTGGAGCCGTTGCCTACGGATGGTGTGGTGCCAGTGGGAATGCCTGCCCAGGGGTGCGAGACTGGGGGCCCCATCAGGGCCCCCCAAGAGGAGCCTCCCAGCCCGACCCAGGAGAGAGAGTCCCCCCGGGGGGTTGACCCCGAAGCGAAGGACGAGGCGAGGCAAAGAGACCAGGATCTGGAGAGCAGCTCCCGGCACAGCACAGAGGCACCAGTGGGCAGGAAGCGCCAGGGCACCGAGAAGGGCCGAGGGCGCGAAAGGGCCCGGAAAAGCCggaaaaagaaaagggaggaATCGCAGAAGGGCCAGGCCAAGCCAGATGGGGACTGTGCGGTGCGCAGGCTCCGCTCCACGTCCGCGGTGCAGCCGCCAGCCACCCAGCGCTCCCCCAGCCGGGCAGCCCGGCCGTCCGTGCAAGTGTCCACCTTCCTGGAAAAGCAGCTGGCGCAGGCCAAGAAGGAAGGGCAGATGGATCTGCGATCGGCCAGAGGGAGACCGAGGGCAGCGGCAGCAGGGGGTGGCCTGCAGAGGAAGGGTCGCCCTGAGGTGCAGAAGGAGCTGGAGACTGAGAAGCCCAACACGCAGCAAGCTGTACAGAGCGCTGAGACCCCCGGGCCCTCGGAGCGGGCCGTGCCCAGCCCCGGGGAGCAGCCGGCTGCCGTGGGACCCGGCCCAGCCGAGCAGGGAGAGGTAGCTCCTGGGTGCAGTGAGGGGAGCCGGCCTGCCCCCACCAAAGGGAGCACCCCCCCGCACGATGACCTTAGTGCTGGCGGGGAGGCTGCCGGCTGGCCATCCAAGCCCAGGGCGCTCAGCCTGACCGAGTACCGGCTGCGGATGCTGCGTCGCCAGCCCAGCGGGGCCGacgggaaggagggggagaagcaggcagCAAGCAAGTGGCCCAGCGTCCCCGAGCCCCCCACGGAGCTGGCCGAGATCCCGTGCCTAATGGCGCCCGTACGCCCCCCGCCCTCGCAGCCTGCCCAGCCCGTGGAGACGCCCAGCACCCAGAGGGGCCCAGAGAAacctgccagcccccctgccacccctcctctgGCCAGAAAGGCACCTGCGGGGCCCCCCAAGACTCTGCCGGCTCCAGTGCCCCCGGGGCTACAGCTGCCTGTCCTCCCGCCggccctgggggctgctgctgcagtgatCCCGCTGGCCTCCCCAGCGCCCTATGCCCTCTACCCACCGGTGCCTTCCTGGCCTTGCTTTGGGCCCCCGCCTGCCAGCTACCCCAGTCTGCCTCCACCACCGGCCGCTGGCGGGTCACCCAACGCCTTTCACCTGGTGCCTGGCCTGCCCCCGCCAGCCGTGGCctggcccacccctgccctgccaccacCTCCCTTCAGCCCAGGCGTGCCGTGTGCCCCCATGGGCTGGCCCCTGGGCCTCCAGCCACCCTACTGGCCCGGGGTCCCCCTGCCGCCGCCAGTGCCTCCAATGGTGTACAGCGATCCAGGGGCCGCTCTGCAGAGCCCGGGGGCAAACCCCTTCCCAGGTAGCCCAGCCACCCTGACCCTGGCACCAAGCTGCCAAGAGCCCTCAGCTTTCACAGCACAGCCAATGAAGCCAGTGCTAGCCAGCCAGGCCACCGCTGCTGCCAAGCACGaggtgccagcccagcccccccagcgcGGGCCACAGCCCTCTGGCCGGGCATCTGATCCCAGGAGGCAGAGCCGGCCTGTGGGCGAGTCACCTGCCTCCCAGCCTGTAGGGCGGCCCCCTATTGCCACCGCCTGGACCATGGGGGAGTCAACTGCTGCCTGGCCTGTggggcagccccctgccccccagcctgtggGGAAGTCATCTGCCACCCAGCCCCCTATTGTCACCACCCGGACTGTGGGGGagtctgtttctgctgctgcccctcgGCCCGTGGAGGAGTCAACCACTGCCCAGCCTGTGGGGCAGTCCCCTGCCCCTCGGCCTGTGGGGCAGTCCCCTGCCCCTCGGCCTGTggggcagccccctgcccagcccacgagagagctccctgctcctccgcctgtgggggagccccctgcccagcccacgagggagccccctgccccatggcctgtgggggagccccctgcccagcccacgAGGGAGCCCCCTGTCACCCGGCCTGTGGGGGAGCCCCCTGTCTCCCGGGCAGTGGGTGAGTCATCTGCTGCCCAGCCCCCTATTGCCACCGCCCCGCCTGTGGGGGAGTCTgattctgctgctgcccctcgGCCCGTGGGGGAATCAACCGCTGCCCAGCCTGTGCGGGatccccctgctcagcccacaAGGGAGTCCCCTGCCCCCCGGCCTGTGGGGGAGCCCCCTGATACCTGCCCCAGGGCAGAGGCTGCAGCTCCAGCAAAGGTCCCagtgcccagcctgctggaggggGCCCGACCAGACCCCAAGAGAGCTGTCCTGCAAGATCCTCGGCCGCCTGGGCACACGTCCATCCCTGGGAAAGCGGGGGCACTGCTGAGAGCGCGTGAGGAGAGCCAGCCCACCAAGCCGGCCCCTGCCCAGCCATGGAGACATCGGCCCCTCATCAGCCCGGCCCAGCCTGGCGCCAGGAAGGACATCGTGCAGGCCTTCATCAGTGAAATCG GAATCGAAGCCTCCGACCTgtccagcctgctggagcagttTGAGAAGACTGAAG CCACGAAGGAGGAGCTGCACGTGCGATGCCCTAGAGACAGGCTGGCGCCAGGGAACGCTGG caggtCGGAGAGCCACCAGGACAAGAACCCGCCGGACAGCCTGCATGCCCCAGAGCTGGCCAACGTCGCCG GCCTCACCCCGCCGGCGACGCCGCCCCACCAGCTCTGGAAGCCCCTGGCTGCCGTCTCACTGCTGGGGAAGCCCGGGGCCGCCCCCCAGGAGGGCAGCCAGAGAACTGCCAAGTTCATGGAAGCGAAGCCGCTGCCTCAGAGCAAACCTCGGGGGAAGGGCCCGCCCCCCACGACCTGCGGCCCACCCCCCAGCCACGTGGGCTCCGGAGACCATGACTACTGCGTCCGTGGCTCCGCCCAGCCAGAGGAGGGCGCTAGGCTCCCCGGCACACCGGCCCCGTCGGAGCTGGGCTCCCGCTGGAACGTGAAGCATCACCAGGATATCACCATCAAGctgccctcctccctctccacacGGACGCTGGCCTGGGCTGGGCTCAGCCCCCAGCCTGGCGCTGCCCCTGGCTCCAGCGAGCAGCTGGATCACCGGACTAGTGCCCAAAGCCAGGTTGCCGCTGGCAGGAGCAGCCCCCCCACCTCGGTCCTGCTGTCTCCGGACGCATCCCCCTGCCGGGACGAGGAGCTGCAGACTCGGGACCCGCAGTCGAAGCAGCTGGCTGCCAAGAGGTCCCTGCGCTGCTACCGGAGACGGGCCTCGCCAAGCCCCCGGGCCCACACCAGCTGCTCTTTCAGCTCCACGTCCAGCGGGGCCAGCGCCTCctcgtcttcctcctcctcgtcctcccgGTCTCGGTCCCGGTCGCTGTCCCCCCCTCCAAAGCGGTGGCGAAG GTATCGCTCAAGacgctcccgcagctcccactccTCCCGCTCTAGCTGCGGGTCGTGCGGCCGGTCCCGGGGGAGGTCGTCGTCGTCGTCCTCCTCGTCCTACTCGTCCAGATCCTCCTCGGCTTCCCGCAGCCGCTCCcgctccccatccccccgcaggAGGAGTAACCGGAGGAGAAG ATACGATTACGGCGACCCTCCGGATCACTGCCAGCACCCGAAAGTCCTCCACAAGGAACGTGCTATA